One Amycolatopsis tolypomycina DNA segment encodes these proteins:
- a CDS encoding LLM class flavin-dependent oxidoreductase: MQFGIFTVGDVTTDPTNGTEPTEHERIKAMVRIALKAEEVGLDVFATGEHHNPPFVPSSPTTMLGYIAAQTSKLILSTSTTLITTNDPVKIAEDFAMLQHLADGRVDLMMGRGNTGPVYPWFGQDIRQGIPLAVENYALLRRLWREDVVDWEGKFRTPLQGFTSTPRPLDGVPPFVWHGSIRSPEIAEQAAYYGDGFFANHIFWPTSHFQQLIAFYRQRFEHYGHGSADQAIVGLGGQAFIRPRSQDAWNEFRPYFDNAPVYGHGPSLEEFTSQTPLTVGSPQEVIEKTLTFREHFGDYQRQLFLMDHAGLPLKTVLEQLDLLGSEVIPVLRKELDAMRPAHVPDAPTHESLKAAASAAASASASVEAGV; the protein is encoded by the coding sequence ATGCAGTTCGGAATCTTCACGGTGGGCGACGTCACGACCGATCCCACCAACGGCACCGAGCCGACGGAGCACGAGCGGATCAAGGCGATGGTCCGCATCGCGCTCAAGGCGGAGGAGGTCGGCCTCGACGTCTTCGCGACGGGCGAGCACCACAACCCGCCGTTCGTCCCGTCGTCCCCGACGACGATGCTCGGCTACATCGCGGCGCAGACGTCCAAGCTGATCCTGTCGACGTCGACGACGCTGATCACGACGAACGACCCGGTGAAGATCGCCGAGGACTTCGCGATGCTGCAGCACCTCGCCGACGGCCGCGTGGACCTGATGATGGGCCGCGGCAACACGGGCCCGGTGTACCCGTGGTTCGGCCAGGACATCCGCCAGGGCATCCCCCTAGCAGTCGAGAACTACGCGCTGCTGCGGCGGCTGTGGCGCGAGGACGTGGTGGACTGGGAAGGCAAGTTCCGCACCCCGCTGCAGGGCTTCACGTCGACGCCCCGGCCGCTGGACGGAGTTCCGCCGTTCGTGTGGCACGGGTCCATCCGCAGCCCGGAGATCGCCGAGCAGGCCGCGTATTACGGTGACGGCTTCTTCGCCAACCACATCTTCTGGCCGACGTCCCACTTCCAGCAGCTGATCGCGTTCTACCGCCAGCGCTTCGAGCACTACGGCCACGGCTCGGCGGACCAGGCGATCGTCGGCCTCGGCGGGCAGGCGTTCATCCGGCCCCGCTCCCAGGACGCGTGGAACGAGTTCCGGCCGTACTTCGACAACGCGCCGGTGTACGGGCACGGGCCGTCGCTGGAGGAGTTCACCTCGCAGACGCCGCTGACGGTGGGCAGCCCGCAGGAGGTCATCGAGAAGACGCTGACGTTCCGTGAGCACTTCGGTGACTACCAGCGCCAGCTGTTCCTGATGGACCACGCGGGGCTGCCGCTGAAGACGGTCCTGGAGCAGCTCGACCTGCTCGGCTCGGAGGTCATTCCGGTGCTGCGGAAGGAGTTGGACGCCATGCGGCCGGCTCATGTGCCGGACGCGCCGACCCACGAGTCTCTCAAGGCGGCAGCTTCGGCGGCGGCTTCGGCTTCGGCTTCGGTGGAGGCTGGGGTATGA
- a CDS encoding DNA gyrase/topoisomerase IV subunit B gives MTAETLYGADDLTHLEGLEAVRKRPGMYIGSTDSRGINHLFSEVVDNSTDEGVAGHATKIVVTLHADGSVQVDDDGRGIPTGTHAKSGLSGVELVLTRLHAGGKFGGSGYKTSGGLHGVGASAVNALSHRFDVTVKQDGKVHQMSFKHGVPGTFDAPGPKAKFTRRSGLNVVGKMKRGERSGTSIRYWYDARYFESGAALDVEGVRAKLRNTAFLVPGVTYVLRTAIEDTINEETFHFPHGLADMVDFLAPSGEKPVCGTLLITGEGTYKENAADAAGVMQSNVERHAEVEVALRWGTGYERTVECFTNTIRNVHGGTHRRGFDRAVTKALQEAISKTRGLLKPKEDMPTIEDVLEGMTAVIHVRLPEPQFTSQTKDELSTAGITRVLQGIVDKHVKAWTEDRKTKSEAKVVLQKVVDASRVRLTQKQQKDAARRKTALEGAAMPPKLVDCRTTGVARSELFLVEGDSALGSARMARVSEYQALLPLRGKILNVQKASLGDTLKNAEIASIVQVLGAGTGRTFDLSTMRYGRVILMADADVDGSHIRTLLITLFAKYMRPVIEDGRLYAAMPPLHKLVTKGRNPETHFTYTQQEMETKYAELERAGKSIVTPVPRFKGLGEMDADELWETTMNPATRSVRRITMDDVEAAEGALELLMGEKVEPRRNWLVASSDRIDREAIDA, from the coding sequence GTGACTGCCGAGACCTTGTACGGGGCCGACGACCTGACGCATCTCGAGGGTCTCGAAGCCGTCCGCAAACGCCCCGGGATGTACATCGGCTCCACCGACAGCCGGGGCATCAACCACCTCTTCTCCGAGGTGGTGGACAACTCGACCGACGAGGGTGTCGCGGGCCACGCGACGAAGATCGTCGTCACCCTGCACGCCGACGGCAGCGTCCAGGTCGACGACGACGGCCGCGGCATCCCCACCGGCACCCACGCCAAGTCCGGTTTGTCCGGCGTCGAGCTGGTGCTCACGCGGCTGCACGCCGGCGGCAAGTTCGGCGGCTCCGGCTACAAGACCTCCGGCGGTCTCCACGGCGTCGGCGCCTCCGCGGTCAACGCGCTGTCCCACCGCTTCGACGTCACGGTGAAGCAGGACGGCAAGGTCCACCAGATGTCGTTCAAGCACGGCGTCCCCGGCACGTTCGACGCGCCCGGGCCGAAGGCGAAGTTCACCCGCCGCTCCGGGCTGAACGTCGTGGGCAAGATGAAGCGCGGCGAGCGCAGCGGCACCTCCATCCGCTACTGGTACGACGCGCGCTACTTCGAGTCCGGCGCGGCGCTCGACGTCGAAGGCGTGCGGGCCAAGCTGCGCAACACCGCCTTCCTCGTCCCGGGCGTCACGTACGTGCTGCGCACCGCGATCGAAGACACGATCAACGAGGAGACCTTCCACTTCCCGCACGGCCTGGCCGACATGGTCGACTTCCTGGCCCCGTCGGGCGAGAAGCCGGTCTGCGGCACGCTGCTGATCACCGGCGAAGGCACGTACAAGGAGAACGCGGCCGACGCCGCGGGCGTCATGCAGTCCAATGTGGAGCGCCACGCCGAGGTCGAGGTGGCGCTGCGCTGGGGCACCGGCTACGAGCGCACGGTCGAGTGCTTCACCAACACGATCCGCAACGTCCACGGCGGCACCCACCGCCGCGGCTTCGACCGCGCGGTCACCAAGGCGTTGCAGGAGGCCATCTCCAAGACCCGCGGGCTGCTCAAGCCCAAGGAGGACATGCCGACGATCGAGGACGTCCTCGAGGGCATGACGGCCGTGATCCACGTCCGGCTGCCGGAGCCGCAGTTCACCTCGCAGACCAAGGACGAGCTGTCCACCGCCGGCATCACCCGGGTCCTGCAGGGCATCGTCGACAAGCACGTCAAGGCCTGGACCGAGGACCGCAAGACGAAGTCCGAGGCCAAGGTCGTGCTGCAGAAGGTGGTCGACGCCTCCCGCGTCCGGCTCACCCAGAAGCAGCAGAAGGACGCCGCCCGGCGCAAGACCGCGCTCGAAGGCGCGGCGATGCCGCCGAAGCTGGTCGACTGCCGCACCACCGGCGTCGCCCGCAGCGAGCTGTTCCTGGTCGAGGGCGACAGCGCGCTGGGGTCGGCGCGGATGGCGCGCGTCTCGGAGTACCAGGCGCTGCTGCCGCTGCGCGGCAAGATCCTCAACGTGCAGAAGGCGTCGCTGGGCGACACGCTGAAGAACGCCGAGATCGCGTCGATCGTCCAGGTGCTCGGCGCGGGCACCGGGCGCACGTTCGACCTGTCGACCATGCGCTACGGCCGGGTCATCCTGATGGCCGACGCGGACGTCGACGGCTCGCACATCCGCACGCTGCTGATCACGCTGTTCGCGAAGTACATGCGCCCGGTGATCGAAGACGGCCGGCTGTACGCGGCGATGCCGCCGCTGCACAAGCTCGTCACGAAGGGCCGCAACCCGGAGACGCACTTCACGTACACGCAGCAGGAGATGGAGACGAAGTACGCCGAGCTGGAGCGGGCCGGCAAGAGCATCGTCACCCCGGTGCCGCGGTTCAAGGGTCTCGGCGAGATGGACGCCGACGAGCTGTGGGAGACCACGATGAACCCGGCCACCCGCTCGGTCCGCCGCATCACCATGGACGACGTCGAGGCCGCCGAAGGCGCGCTCGAACTGCTGATGGGCGAGAAGGTCGAGCCCCGGCGCAACTGGCTGGTCGCCTCTTCGGACCGGATCGACCGCGAAGCCATCGACGCTTAA